In one Mucilaginibacter ginsenosidivorax genomic region, the following are encoded:
- a CDS encoding RagB/SusD family nutrient uptake outer membrane protein yields MKTIYKIALLVSVINLAGCQKNLLDKTPKAQLSPSTFFQNETQVKMALVGIYNALPPNATPGHFFQFEFESDNAYCQDAWQGSKEVGAWQTTSNSWAPYAKWTQDYTIISRANEFLQDVASANVDAAVKSQMSAEAKFLRGYAYADLINYFGDVPLITKVQSLSEAYVSRTAKATVLTQIITDFTDAATALPASYSGSDVGRVTKGAALAYKAKVLLYNEKWADAAQAAQDVINLNAYSLYPNYGLMFDESHENNSEVIFDIQYIPTTQPQPWPSSALSLSVWPTPNVTADLIDSYYMTNGLPITNSASGYNAQNPYVNRDPRLAASVVLPGSLWGTTTYIPANDVVPSGARPRKYAAIGIADPNNCSLNTILMRYADVLLIRAEALIESGSTATEIYTLIDKVRARVSMPKVEDVEGTGLSQSQLRAILRHERRVEFFMEGTRYADMLRWKDQSLVHDVYGYDKSLLSNPASASTWKFSQVKLDTRTFDATKAWLWPVPQADIDINKKLLPNNPGY; encoded by the coding sequence ATGAAGACTATATATAAAATCGCATTATTAGTATCTGTTATTAATCTTGCCGGCTGCCAGAAAAACCTTCTGGATAAGACGCCTAAAGCCCAGTTATCTCCGTCAACATTTTTTCAAAATGAAACCCAGGTAAAAATGGCTCTTGTCGGTATTTACAATGCATTACCGCCAAACGCTACTCCCGGCCATTTTTTCCAGTTTGAATTTGAATCGGATAACGCCTATTGCCAGGATGCCTGGCAGGGTTCAAAGGAAGTAGGGGCATGGCAAACCACATCTAACAGCTGGGCTCCGTATGCTAAGTGGACCCAGGACTACACTATTATTTCCAGGGCCAACGAGTTTTTGCAGGATGTTGCCTCCGCTAACGTTGATGCTGCTGTAAAAAGCCAGATGTCGGCAGAAGCGAAGTTTTTACGTGGTTATGCATATGCCGATCTGATTAACTATTTTGGTGATGTACCTTTAATTACCAAAGTTCAATCGCTCTCGGAAGCATATGTTTCAAGGACCGCTAAAGCCACCGTGCTAACCCAGATCATAACTGATTTTACAGACGCCGCAACGGCACTACCTGCCTCTTACTCGGGTTCTGATGTTGGCCGGGTAACAAAAGGAGCCGCATTGGCTTACAAAGCAAAAGTACTTTTGTATAATGAAAAGTGGGCCGATGCTGCACAGGCTGCACAAGATGTGATTAATCTGAATGCGTATAGTTTATATCCTAATTATGGTTTGATGTTTGATGAATCGCATGAAAATAACAGCGAGGTAATTTTTGATATCCAGTATATACCAACTACCCAGCCACAACCATGGCCATCATCTGCACTATCATTAAGCGTTTGGCCAACACCAAACGTTACTGCCGATTTGATAGATTCGTATTACATGACTAACGGATTGCCTATTACTAATTCAGCTTCGGGATACAATGCTCAAAACCCATATGTCAATCGCGATCCAAGATTGGCGGCCTCGGTAGTGTTGCCGGGCTCTTTGTGGGGCACAACAACCTACATACCTGCTAATGATGTGGTTCCATCCGGAGCACGCCCCCGTAAATACGCAGCAATAGGTATTGCAGACCCCAATAATTGTTCTCTCAATACTATACTGATGCGTTATGCCGACGTATTGCTGATACGTGCCGAAGCCCTGATTGAATCCGGAAGCACCGCAACGGAAATCTATACACTTATAGACAAGGTACGGGCCAGAGTAAGCATGCCAAAGGTTGAAGATGTAGAAGGAACAGGCTTAAGCCAGTCACAATTGCGAGCAATTTTGCGCCATGAACGCAGGGTTGAATTCTTTATGGAAGGCACAAGGTATGCAGATATGTTACGCTGGAAAGATCAGTCCCTGGTTCATGATGTTTATGGCTATGACAAATCGTTGTTGAGCAATCCGGCAAGCGCATCTACCTGGAAATTTAGTCAGGTTAAGTTAGATACCCGGACATTTGATGCTACCAAAGCATGGTTATGGCCGGTGCCCCAGGCTGATATTGACATTAACAAAAAATTGTTGCCCAACAACCCGGGATATTAA
- a CDS encoding SusC/RagA family TonB-linked outer membrane protein: protein MKRKLLFPNYLYSRGGRTTFKTLALFILPIGANALTPNLITHNNNPIIAKIASNKAAITVKGSVVDAIDGQPLVGVSISIKGTNKGTLSDLKGSFQLLNVPENAVLVVTYISYEKVEIAVSGKTDIAIKLQPSMKTLNDVVVVGYGTQKKENLTGSVGVVNTKDLESRPLTNTGQALQGTVSGVFALQSSGKPGDDNTVIDIRGVGTFGDNSPLVLVDGFPGSIGDVNPNDVQSISVLKDAASSAIYGSRAANGVILITTKRGSAGKIHVNYSAYAGIQSPTRLPNVLNSVQYTTLYNEAAVNTGSAPAYPDSIIQKYAAHNNPLYPDINYFKVYYGNAYMQNHRVSATGGNDNVNYAFMLGHLNQDGILVATNYKKTDFRLNLDTYHLKDKRLRVSGNISGNLGVTGQPTDLWNAEWYSTLAPIHPLKDANGNWVSVNGERNYYGEIKEGSTSLQKRYNFNGQAEAEYKILPGLSAQLTYAYSAIYTNTNAFHANVSLQNQNGTTTQLASNLNVTDEIDGHSLLNGLLKYNKTFNRHSFNLLGGYSEEDFTYDWQSGYRANFVNNTQRVLNLGDAATQTNNSDSYDLGLRSFFGRFNYAFDDKYLFEANIRRDGSSRFSNGIKWGSFPSFSAAWIISKENFMKNLNWLDFAKIRASWGRLGNQNIGKYYNGSDVLSSGQNYSFGGTLYSGVAITQMTNKYLTWETSQQLDLGIDISLHNNIELTADYFDKRTKNLGLVQPIPLTMAQAAPWANAGEVQNKGFELGISYKTTFDNGIKLRTSLNVSHIVNKIISMDVPQQYTSPKAIVVGSAINSFYGYQMTGIYQISDFTWQNNSDASIPYANRTYTLKPGVVKVSDYSAQPGDIKYADLNGDGIVDQNHDRKIIGKQFPDITYAFNFNVAWKGLDLGVFLQGVQGMQGYTYYEIASPFSGFANVGTWWLNRWTPQNPSNTYPRVTLDGVRNNIHSSFYVENASYLRIKNIELGYTLSPAAIKKIGLSSLRIYANVQNAFTFTKFKGFDPEQTSDQTRAEAYPQVRIMTAGINVNF, encoded by the coding sequence ATGAAACGAAAATTACTTTTTCCAAATTATTTGTATTCCAGGGGGGGCCGCACTACGTTTAAAACTTTGGCATTATTTATATTGCCAATTGGTGCAAATGCCTTAACCCCTAATTTAATAACACACAACAATAACCCTATAATAGCGAAAATAGCTTCGAATAAAGCTGCGATTACTGTAAAAGGATCCGTGGTAGACGCTATTGATGGCCAGCCGCTGGTTGGTGTTTCTATCAGTATAAAGGGAACCAACAAAGGTACCCTGAGTGACTTAAAAGGAAGCTTTCAACTTTTGAATGTACCCGAAAATGCAGTACTGGTTGTAACTTATATCTCTTACGAGAAAGTTGAAATTGCAGTAAGTGGAAAAACTGACATTGCAATAAAGCTTCAACCTTCAATGAAAACACTGAACGATGTAGTGGTGGTAGGTTACGGAACGCAGAAGAAAGAAAACCTGACAGGCTCAGTAGGCGTTGTAAACACAAAGGATTTAGAAAGCAGGCCATTAACAAACACCGGCCAGGCCTTACAAGGTACTGTTTCTGGTGTTTTTGCGCTGCAAAGTTCAGGTAAACCCGGCGATGATAACACAGTTATAGACATTCGGGGGGTAGGCACTTTTGGAGATAATTCGCCACTGGTGTTAGTTGATGGTTTTCCCGGAAGCATAGGCGATGTAAACCCCAACGATGTTCAATCCATTTCGGTGTTGAAAGATGCTGCATCATCGGCCATCTACGGAAGCCGGGCGGCAAACGGCGTTATTTTAATTACTACCAAGCGGGGATCGGCAGGTAAAATACATGTTAACTATAGCGCATATGCAGGTATCCAAAGCCCAACCAGGCTACCCAATGTATTAAACTCGGTTCAATATACCACACTTTACAACGAAGCCGCGGTAAATACCGGATCGGCACCTGCGTATCCGGATTCGATTATTCAAAAATACGCGGCCCACAACAACCCGTTATACCCCGATATTAATTATTTCAAGGTGTATTATGGAAATGCCTATATGCAAAATCATCGTGTAAGCGCAACGGGCGGTAATGACAACGTTAATTATGCATTTATGCTGGGCCATTTGAATCAGGATGGAATCCTGGTGGCCACCAATTACAAAAAAACAGACTTCCGTTTGAACCTTGACACCTACCACTTAAAAGATAAAAGGCTTCGTGTTTCCGGTAATATTTCGGGTAATTTAGGAGTAACGGGGCAACCTACCGACCTTTGGAATGCCGAATGGTATTCTACCCTCGCTCCAATACACCCCCTTAAAGATGCAAACGGAAACTGGGTTTCTGTTAACGGAGAACGTAACTACTACGGAGAAATTAAAGAAGGCAGCACAAGCCTGCAAAAACGTTACAACTTTAACGGACAGGCAGAAGCAGAATATAAAATCCTTCCCGGTTTAAGCGCACAGCTTACTTACGCCTATAGTGCCATTTACACAAATACAAACGCTTTTCATGCCAATGTATCGCTGCAAAATCAAAACGGAACAACTACACAACTGGCTTCAAACCTGAATGTGACCGACGAAATTGATGGTCACTCGCTGCTTAATGGCTTATTAAAATATAATAAAACATTTAACCGGCATTCATTCAACTTATTGGGCGGTTATAGTGAAGAGGATTTTACCTATGATTGGCAAAGTGGCTATCGCGCAAATTTTGTGAACAATACGCAGCGTGTATTGAATCTTGGCGATGCAGCCACGCAGACCAATAACTCCGACAGCTACGACCTTGGCCTTCGCTCATTTTTTGGCCGGTTCAACTATGCATTTGACGACAAATATTTATTTGAAGCCAATATCCGGAGGGATGGTTCTTCCAGGTTTTCAAATGGTATAAAATGGGGCTCATTTCCATCATTCTCGGCCGCCTGGATTATATCAAAGGAAAATTTTATGAAAAATCTGAACTGGCTGGATTTTGCAAAAATTCGTGCATCCTGGGGGCGTTTAGGCAATCAGAATATTGGTAAATACTATAATGGCAGCGATGTCCTAAGCTCGGGCCAGAATTATTCGTTCGGCGGAACGCTGTACTCCGGTGTTGCCATTACACAAATGACCAACAAATACCTGACCTGGGAAACATCCCAGCAACTGGATTTAGGGATTGACATCTCTCTTCATAATAACATTGAACTTACAGCAGATTATTTTGATAAAAGAACCAAAAACCTGGGCCTGGTTCAACCGATTCCGTTAACCATGGCTCAGGCCGCCCCATGGGCAAATGCAGGCGAAGTGCAAAACAAGGGTTTTGAATTGGGCATATCTTATAAAACCACGTTTGACAATGGTATTAAGTTGAGGACTTCCTTAAATGTTTCCCACATCGTCAACAAAATTATCAGCATGGACGTACCTCAGCAGTATACCTCTCCCAAAGCTATTGTTGTTGGCTCTGCTATAAACTCATTCTACGGTTACCAGATGACCGGCATTTACCAGATCTCGGACTTTACATGGCAAAACAACAGCGATGCATCCATTCCTTATGCAAACCGCACCTATACACTTAAACCAGGTGTTGTTAAAGTAAGCGATTACAGTGCACAGCCCGGCGATATTAAATATGCCGACCTGAACGGTGACGGCATAGTAGACCAAAATCATGATCGTAAAATTATTGGCAAGCAGTTTCCTGATATAACCTATGCCTTTAACTTCAATGTAGCCTGGAAAGGCCTTGACCTTGGCGTATTTTTACAAGGCGTACAAGGCATGCAGGGTTATACCTACTATGAAATAGCTTCGCCTTTTAGCGGCTTTGCAAACGTTGGTACATGGTGGTTAAACAGGTGGACGCCGCAAAATCCATCTAATACCTATCCCCGCGTTACATTGGATGGCGTAAGAAATAATATCCACTCTTCTTTCTACGTAGAAAATGCATCCTATCTGAGGATTAAAAATATCGAATTAGGATATACTTTAAGCCCGGCTGCCATTAAAAAGATCGGTTTAAGCTCGCTTAGGATATATGCTAATGTGCAAAACGCTTTCACATTCACCAAATTCAAAGGATTTGACCCGGAACAGACCTCCGATCAAACAAGAGCTGAAGCATATCCGCAGGTGCGGATAATGACCGCAGGTATAAATGTTAATTTCTAA
- a CDS encoding RNA polymerase sigma factor, whose translation MIAGDELAFARLFGKYKGLIYHFVMKYVHSPLLAEDLTQEIFIKLWENKSNLSGVTSFKSYLFTTAKNHTLNCMKAAFRSEAALGLVVNSFNAARNSTEDELIHQEYLAFLRRVLESLPPRTREIFYMCREQEKTYDEVAQELGISRNAVKNHMVASMKALSFSLKKELGISLTVFFAIVSR comes from the coding sequence ATGATTGCAGGAGATGAATTGGCATTTGCCCGCTTATTTGGAAAGTACAAGGGGCTGATTTACCATTTTGTAATGAAGTATGTTCACTCGCCATTGCTGGCAGAAGACCTAACCCAAGAGATATTCATTAAATTATGGGAAAACAAAAGTAATCTGTCCGGTGTCACATCCTTCAAAAGTTATTTATTTACAACTGCCAAAAACCACACGCTAAATTGTATGAAGGCGGCTTTTCGTTCCGAAGCTGCACTGGGCCTGGTTGTAAATAGCTTTAATGCGGCAAGAAATAGTACCGAAGATGAATTGATACACCAGGAATATCTTGCATTTTTAAGGCGGGTATTAGAAAGCCTGCCGCCAAGAACAAGGGAAATTTTTTATATGTGCCGTGAACAGGAAAAAACTTACGACGAAGTGGCGCAGGAACTGGGAATTTCGAGGAATGCGGTCAAAAATCATATGGTGGCCTCCATGAAGGCGCTGAGTTTTTCCTTAAAAAAAGAACTTGGTATTTCTTTGACTGTTTTTTTTGCAATAGTATCCCGTTAA
- a CDS encoding FecR family protein, whose amino-acid sequence MDKDYYKELVKRYLEKKSTEEELEVFFHLAEKGELDEYLSDSMDEELGSPGEEEEGSHVKKLAPAKLWMPIAASVLILLSLGFYLLLKKPDVKQSGVHIANVLPGGNKAFLTLANGNKIVLNNAKNGSIATQGNVTVLKVADGQLSYAAKGKGQAAEGFNTITTPKGGQYQLILEDGTKVWLNAMSSLRFPTVFKGVERQVELTGEAYFEVAKNKAMPFIVKSGFQAVRVLGTHFDINAYADENSIKTTLLEGSVEVSNQYAKTIIAPGQQSISEDRGGLLKKEVDTEKEVAWKNGIFSFDGDDLKTIMRQVSRWYNVDVSYSGTISDEKFHGEISRFSNLSDVLKILELYQVHFEQKDNNLIVSYNPHSTND is encoded by the coding sequence ATGGATAAAGATTATTACAAAGAGCTTGTAAAACGATACCTGGAGAAAAAGTCGACCGAGGAAGAACTGGAGGTTTTTTTCCACCTGGCCGAAAAAGGGGAACTCGATGAATACCTTTCGGATTCGATGGACGAAGAATTGGGATCACCGGGAGAAGAGGAGGAGGGTAGTCATGTTAAAAAATTAGCTCCTGCAAAATTGTGGATGCCTATAGCTGCATCAGTATTGATTTTATTGTCGCTCGGTTTTTATCTCCTTTTAAAGAAGCCGGATGTTAAGCAAAGCGGCGTTCATATTGCAAACGTTCTTCCAGGCGGTAATAAGGCTTTTCTGACACTTGCAAATGGCAACAAAATTGTTTTAAATAATGCCAAAAACGGAAGTATTGCAACCCAGGGTAACGTAACGGTACTTAAAGTGGCCGACGGCCAGTTAAGCTATGCTGCAAAGGGAAAAGGCCAGGCGGCAGAAGGCTTCAACACCATAACAACCCCTAAGGGGGGCCAATACCAGCTCATTCTGGAAGATGGTACCAAAGTTTGGCTAAACGCAATGTCCTCCCTTCGTTTTCCCACTGTATTTAAAGGGGTAGAACGACAGGTAGAGCTAACGGGCGAGGCTTACTTTGAAGTGGCCAAAAACAAGGCCATGCCATTTATAGTTAAATCGGGTTTTCAGGCCGTGAGGGTACTTGGTACCCATTTTGATATAAATGCTTACGCTGACGAGAACAGTATTAAAACAACCCTGCTTGAAGGCTCTGTTGAAGTTAGTAACCAATATGCTAAAACCATAATCGCGCCGGGGCAGCAAAGCATATCCGAAGATCGGGGTGGTTTGCTGAAAAAAGAGGTTGATACTGAAAAAGAAGTAGCCTGGAAAAATGGCATTTTTTCTTTTGACGGCGATGATCTTAAAACAATTATGCGCCAGGTGTCGCGCTGGTACAATGTAGATGTAAGCTACTCAGGAACCATCTCTGATGAGAAATTTCATGGCGAAATTTCCAGGTTCAGCAATTTAAGTGATGTGTTAAAAATCCTGGAGCTTTACCAGGTTCATTTTGAACAAAAAGATAACAACCTTATCGTATCCTATAACCCACATTCAACTAATGATTAA
- a CDS encoding SusC/RagA family TonB-linked outer membrane protein → MKLKFLYPLLCLLRGLKQKHAIIKLTTLFVFICALHLSAATFAQNVTIKRHNASLETIFKEIKKQTGYMFFYPEKISLKQTQDIDIDNVPLETALTSCLKGLDLSYTIINKTVVISRKAPEKHAPGAATGSFAAPVIIQGKVIDSVANIPLIGVNISVKNKAQYTQTNASGEFTLSVQQGDVLLFSYVGYQTKEVTIKNGQYLKINLSSKNSTISDVVITGYQVIKKDNYTGSAIVIKGDDLQRVNPQNLIKSIATFDPSLRIADNNLLGSDPNALPKITVRGSTTLPSVNGEIIDRNNLSSTYNLPVFLLDGFEVSLEKVVDLDMNRISSVTILKDAAATAVYGSRAANGVIVITTKAPIPGKLQLSYNYQLTVQAPDLTGYHVLNAADKLQYEKLAGLYSTVNNTASSQDQLDNEYYSKLRNVVSGINTYWLSQPLINSYGHKHSLYAEGGDSTFRYGINLRYQTNPGVMKGSSRNQYTGGMSFFYNPSRNVLIKNEVTVSQVNSVVSKYGDFSNYVSMNPYYPIKDANGNYIREIANWVVDTHYNDPVYGQYRNEPVYNPLFEASLGNFNKSAYLELLDDISIDWKIFKGLRLIGLMSVTDTKGTSDVFVSPLSNSFFYGPTADIQNRGSYDYVADNSLKLDGNLRFVYNTQLGDHYVNATLGSNITSATSSYKAFEARGFSNDKFTNIGFARTYTPNAAPAGNDATSRLIGSFFSGSYSFKNKYLLDATFRLDGSSAFGSNQRFAPFWATGIGWNMHYEDFIKNNFPSISRLKITASTGITGSVDFPPSLSNTTYTYQTSNWYSTGVGATVNGYGNSDLKWQKTNNFDLSLELGLFKDRIVLNPHYYYKLTKGLLSDINIAPSTGYSTYKANLGDMGNRGYELYLTANAYRSKDLNINIVGNLSHNTNKIVSISNALKAYNKSVDDYQSNASNGVQGTPLLRFAEGQSINTIWGVKSLGIDPESGKEILVKKDGSLTYNYDIADTQPIGDSEPKVEGYLGSNITYKQFLLSFTFHYKFGGQQFNQTLIDRVENADPRFNVDSRALAQRWQKPGDVALYKNIADLGTSYATSRFVQKENTIDLPAVTLSYDIKKSLAKRLGMQMVRASLTVNDVFHTSSIETERGITYPYARSLTCSIQATF, encoded by the coding sequence ATGAAATTAAAATTTCTTTACCCTCTTCTTTGCTTATTACGGGGGTTAAAGCAAAAACACGCTATCATCAAACTAACTACATTATTTGTATTCATTTGTGCCTTACACTTATCTGCGGCAACTTTTGCGCAAAACGTAACCATCAAAAGGCACAATGCATCGCTCGAAACTATTTTTAAAGAAATTAAAAAGCAAACCGGGTATATGTTCTTTTACCCGGAAAAGATCAGCCTTAAACAAACTCAAGACATCGATATCGATAACGTACCGCTTGAAACGGCTTTAACAAGTTGTTTAAAGGGGCTTGATTTGAGTTATACCATTATCAACAAAACCGTTGTGATCAGTCGTAAGGCTCCTGAAAAACATGCACCGGGCGCCGCAACGGGCAGCTTTGCCGCACCGGTAATTATCCAGGGAAAGGTGATTGACTCGGTGGCAAATATTCCATTAATCGGAGTTAATATCAGCGTAAAAAATAAAGCCCAATACACACAAACTAATGCCAGCGGTGAGTTTACTTTAAGTGTTCAGCAGGGCGACGTGTTGTTATTTTCATATGTTGGCTACCAAACTAAAGAAGTGACCATTAAAAATGGCCAGTATCTGAAGATAAACCTGTCATCTAAAAACAGCACCATTAGCGATGTGGTGATCACCGGTTACCAGGTTATCAAAAAAGACAACTATACAGGTAGCGCCATCGTGATCAAAGGTGACGACCTGCAGCGGGTAAACCCTCAAAACCTGATTAAAAGTATTGCCACGTTTGATCCTTCTTTACGGATTGCTGATAATAACCTGCTCGGATCCGATCCTAACGCTTTGCCAAAGATCACCGTTCGCGGTTCAACAACTCTGCCATCGGTAAATGGTGAAATCATTGATCGAAATAACCTTTCAAGCACGTATAATTTACCTGTTTTTTTACTGGACGGATTTGAAGTGTCTTTAGAAAAAGTAGTGGATCTGGATATGAACCGTATCTCGTCGGTAACTATTTTAAAAGATGCTGCAGCCACCGCTGTGTACGGCTCAAGAGCTGCAAACGGCGTAATTGTAATTACAACCAAAGCGCCAATACCGGGTAAACTGCAGCTTTCATACAACTACCAGCTTACGGTACAAGCGCCAGACCTTACCGGGTATCATGTATTAAACGCAGCCGATAAATTACAATATGAAAAACTTGCAGGTTTATATAGTACTGTTAATAATACTGCATCGAGCCAGGATCAGTTAGATAATGAATATTACAGTAAACTGCGCAATGTGGTGAGTGGCATAAACACCTATTGGCTATCGCAGCCCCTTATTAATTCATATGGCCATAAACATTCACTATATGCCGAAGGTGGTGATTCAACTTTCAGGTACGGCATCAATTTGAGGTATCAAACCAATCCGGGCGTAATGAAAGGGTCGTCACGTAACCAGTATACCGGCGGAATGAGTTTCTTTTATAATCCCAGCCGTAACGTTTTGATAAAAAACGAGGTTACCGTGAGCCAGGTTAACTCCGTTGTATCAAAATACGGCGATTTTTCTAATTACGTAAGTATGAACCCGTACTATCCCATAAAGGATGCAAACGGCAATTACATCAGGGAGATAGCCAACTGGGTTGTAGATACCCATTATAATGATCCGGTATACGGCCAGTACAGGAACGAACCTGTTTATAACCCCTTGTTTGAAGCCAGCCTTGGTAATTTTAACAAGTCGGCATACCTGGAGCTTTTAGACGATATTTCAATCGATTGGAAAATTTTTAAGGGCTTGCGGTTAATTGGTTTAATGAGCGTTACCGATACCAAAGGGACTTCAGATGTATTTGTATCGCCCCTAAGCAACAGTTTTTTTTACGGTCCTACTGCCGATATTCAAAACAGGGGCAGTTATGATTATGTGGCCGATAACTCTTTAAAGCTTGATGGTAATTTAAGGTTTGTTTACAATACACAACTTGGCGATCATTACGTAAATGCCACTTTAGGTTCAAATATAACATCAGCAACTTCAAGCTATAAAGCGTTTGAGGCCCGTGGCTTTTCAAACGACAAATTCACTAATATTGGTTTTGCCCGTACTTACACGCCAAATGCCGCGCCCGCAGGGAATGATGCTACAAGCCGGTTAATTGGTTCTTTTTTCAGTGGCAGCTATTCCTTCAAAAACAAGTATTTACTTGATGCTACTTTTCGTCTTGACGGTTCTTCGGCTTTTGGTTCAAACCAGCGTTTTGCGCCGTTCTGGGCCACCGGTATCGGTTGGAATATGCATTATGAGGACTTTATTAAAAATAACTTTCCTTCTATTTCAAGATTAAAAATAACCGCGTCAACAGGTATCACTGGTTCTGTAGATTTTCCACCATCGTTGTCCAATACCACTTACACTTATCAAACATCTAACTGGTACTCAACCGGAGTAGGTGCAACGGTTAACGGTTATGGCAATTCTGATCTTAAATGGCAAAAAACAAACAATTTTGATCTGTCGTTAGAGCTGGGATTATTTAAAGACCGCATCGTACTTAACCCTCATTATTATTACAAACTTACCAAAGGCTTACTGTCTGACATTAACATAGCCCCATCAACTGGCTACAGTACCTACAAAGCCAATTTAGGCGATATGGGCAACCGCGGCTATGAGCTTTATTTAACCGCCAATGCTTACCGGTCGAAAGATTTGAATATCAATATCGTCGGCAACTTATCGCACAATACCAATAAGATAGTAAGCATATCTAACGCGTTAAAAGCCTACAATAAAAGCGTCGATGATTATCAGTCAAACGCCAGTAATGGTGTACAAGGCACCCCGTTATTGCGTTTTGCAGAGGGCCAATCCATCAATACCATCTGGGGTGTAAAATCATTAGGTATCGATCCTGAAAGCGGCAAAGAAATTCTTGTTAAAAAAGACGGTTCTTTAACCTACAATTATGATATCGCCGATACGCAGCCAATTGGCGATTCTGAACCCAAGGTTGAAGGATACTTAGGCAGCAATATCACCTATAAACAATTTTTACTGAGCTTTACTTTTCACTACAAATTTGGTGGCCAGCAGTTTAACCAAACCCTGATTGACCGGGTTGAAAACGCCGATCCGCGCTTTAACGTGGATAGCCGCGCCCTTGCACAAAGATGGCAGAAACCCGGGGATGTAGCGCTATATAAAAACATTGCCGATTTGGGTACCTCTTACGCCACATCGCGCTTTGTGCAAAAGGAAAATACCATCGATCTTCCGGCGGTAACCCTATCATACGATATCAAAAAAAGCTTAGCTAAAAGGTTAGGTATGCAAATGGTTAGGGCCAGCCTTACAGTTAATGATGTTTTCCACACATCAAGCATCGAAACAGAACGTGGCATTACCTACCCTTATGCCCGCAGTTTAACATGTTCAATACAAGCCACATTTTAA